One genomic window of Elaeis guineensis isolate ETL-2024a chromosome 2, EG11, whole genome shotgun sequence includes the following:
- the LOC105061139 gene encoding homeotic protein knotted-1 codes for MEEFSHLGGGNSRGSFIYLSSSSVAAATTTTASPTPPPSSAAYGRSFYPTALLQNPSTPTLKTEAGSSQHQSHKPGEMSQSDIEAIKAKIISHPQYSSLLEAYMDCQKVGAPPEVVARLSATARELEARSSCRREASTDPELDQFMEAYCDMLVKYREELARPLQEATDFLQKVESQFNALTNGASARFLSSDEKCEGVGSSEEDQDASGGESELPEIDPRAEDKELKQHLLKKYSGYLSSLRQELSKKKKKGKLPKDARQKLLNWWELHYKWPYPSETEKVALAESTGLDPKQINNWFINQRKRHWKPSEDMQFVVMDGFHPQNAAAALFMEGQFMGDGMYRLGP; via the exons ATGGAGGAATTCTCCCACTTGGGTGGTGGAAACTCTAGGGGGTCTTTCATATACCTTTCCTCATCGTCGGTTGCCGCAGCCACCACCACCACGGCATCCCCTACTCCACCGCCCAGCTCCGCCGCCTATGGGCGGAGCTTCTACCCCACCGCGCTGCTCCAAAACCCTAGCACTCCAACCTTAAAAACCGAAGCCGGCTCCTCACAGCACCAGTCTCACAAGCCTGGGGAGATGTCCCAGAGCGATATCGAAGCTATCAAGGCCAAGATCATCTCCCATCCTCAGTACTCCAGCTTATTGGAAGCCTATATGGACTGCCAAAAG GTGGGAGCGCCACCGGAGGTGGTCGCTCGGCTCTCGGCCACTGCCCGAGAGCTGGAGGCGCGCTCGAGCTGCCGACGCGAAGCATCCACCGATCCCGAGCTGGACCAGTTCATG GAGGCCTATTGTGACATGCTAGTTAAGTACCGGGAGGAGCTAGCGAGGCCATTGCAGGAGGCCACGGACTTCCTACAGAAGGTGGAGTCACAGTTCAACGCTCTCACCAACGGTGCCTCAGCTCGCTTCTTGTCTTCTG ATGAGAAATGTGAAGGTGTTGGATCCTCCGAAGAGGACCAAGATGCCAGTGGAGGTGAATCCGAACTCCCGGAGATTGATCCCCGAGCCGAGGACAAAGAGCTGAAACAGCACCTTCTGAAGAAGTACAGCGGGTATTTGAGCAGCCTTAGGCAAGAGCTgtccaaaaagaagaagaaagggaagCTGCCAAAGGACGCCCGGCAGAAACTACTCAATTGGTGGGAGCTGCACTACAAATGGCCTTATCCTTCA GAAACTGAAAAGGTGGCCTTGGCAGAATCAACGGGCCTTGATCCAAAGCAGATCAACAACTGGTTTATAAACCAAAGGAAGAGGCATTGGAAGCCATCGGAGGACATGCAATTTGTTGTAATGGATGGATTCCATCCACAGAATGCTGCTGCTGCTCTCTTCATGGAAGGACAGTTCATGGGGGATGGCATGTACCGCCTTGGCCCGTGA